CTGGTTTCCAGCGGGATCTGTTGTTCGTGATCGCCGGATTGGAGGCGCCACACGGGCTCGCGGTCGAAGACGAACTCGAGAACTACTGCGAGGAACCGATCCACTGCGGCCGGCTGTATCCGAACCTGGACACGCTCGTCGAGAACGGACTTGTCGACAAGGAGATCAAGGATCGACGAACGAACGCCTACTCGTCACGAGTCGCGGGCGAGACGTACTCTGGGCCCGCCGTGAGTGGGAGGACCAGTACCTCGAGTACGACTGGGTGCTCGAGGAGATGTGAAGGCGATCGTGGCCGATCAGTATCCTCACTCGGGAACCGGGATGAACTCCGGTTCGACCCGTCGCAACCGACCGGTACTCTCGAGAAACGAGTGGAGATCGTCGTAGAGGTCGGTGCCGCCGCCAACGCCGTCCCGCGGACCTCGCAACGTGTACCAGTCGCCGACGAGCGCGCAGAACCGTTCGGCGCGGGTCATCGCCACGTTCAATCGCCGTGGACCGTCGAGCGGACGGTCGAGGAAGCCGACCTCACCGTCGGCGTTGCTTCGGACCAGCGAGATCACGATCGCGACCTTCTCGCTGCCCTGGAAGGAGTCGATCGTGTCCACGGTGACGTCGCGGCCGCGAGCCAACTGTGACGTTAGTTTCGTCCGAACCGCATCGACCTGTGCCGTGTACGGCGTGATGACGCCGATCTCCGAGGCCTCGAGTCCGGCCTCGCTGCGGAGTTCGTCGACGACGTGCGCGACGAGTCGGGCCTCCGCGTCGTTGCGCTTCGAGTGGTCGATCGTCTCCTCGCTGCCGCCGACGTCGTAGCCGACGAGCGTCGGTTGGTCCTCGAGCGCCGCGACGTCGCGGCCCTGCCGCAGCGCCCGGTCGTAGAACCGCCGGTTCGAGAACCAGGCGATGTCGCGGTGCATGCGGTACTGCGTCCGCAACTGGACGCCGACGCCCTCGTAGACGCCGCCGTCGGCGTAGAGGTGCTCGAACAGCGACATCCCGGCCGCCGACTCCGGCGGGTCTTCGGTCGCGCTGAACGGCGGGAGCTGCTTGTGATCGCCCGCGAGGACGACCTTGTTCGCCCTCGCGAGCGGGATGCAGGAGGCGGTACACGTCGCCTGCGTAGCCTCGTCGAGGACGAGCACGTCGAACTCCCGATCGAGGGTGGCCGCGCTGCTGTTCGTCGCGGCGACGACGTCGGCCCGGCCGTCGCAGCTCGCGTACCGTTCGCTGACAACGTCGTTCGACGAGTTGCCGGCGTTGACCCGCCTGAGTGCGAACTCCTCGGCACCGTGCTGCGCGTAGGCGTGGAGCGACCGCTCGTCGTCCGTCTCCGCCGTGCTCGAGCCGGCGACGAGGTTGTCGACCGCCTGGTTCGAGTCGGCACAGACGAGGACGTCGTCGCCGGCCTGAACGGAGCGCCTGACGACTTCGACGAGCGTTCGCGTCTTTCCGGTTCCCGGCGGCCCGTGGATGCAGAACAGGTGATCCGCGAGGAGCGCACAGGAGACCGCGAGCTCCTGCTCCTGATTCAACGCGACGTCCTGTTGGGTGCTCTTGACGCCGGCGGTGTCGCCGAAGGTCACCGCCGTCTCCCCCGTCAGGAGGGCGCGGTGGTCGTCGCGCTCGCGAACGCGCGAGATCGCCTCGAGTTCGCGGTCGTACGGCACGGGATTCAACAGCAGCGTCACCGCGAACCCCCGCCGTTTCTGCCGGAGGTAGCCGCCGACGGTCGACCGGTCCTCGATCGCGTACCAGTCGACGGCCAGACTCACGGTCCGCCCCTCGATCGAATCAACCGTCGCCGCGATCGGGAACGCGTCCGGTGCGTGCTCCGCGTTCGGCGGGTAGAGCAGGACTTCGTTCCCCTCGAAGATGCCGAACTCGCGCTGGACGTACCGGTAGCGATCCTCGGGTCGTTCGTCGCGTCCGTCGTCGGTGTCGATTCTGAACCGGTAGACGCCGTCGTCCGGCCGTCCGAGAGACGAGAGCGAGGGAACGGCGCCGAACCCCTGCTCGCGGAGCGCCGCGGGCGTCGAACCGGCCGCTTTCTCCCGGTTCACGTCGCGTTGCGCGTCCATCTCCGCCCGAACGAACGACTCGAGTTCGTCGAAGAACGAATCCGCGTCGTCGCCGGCGAGCGGGTTCCGAGGCGGCTCGCGTTCGGCGATCGGCGAGTCGAAGTACGACGGCGGATCGTCGGGCGCGTAGTCGGAGTGCCAGAAGCGTACCCGGCCGGCCAGCGTCGACTCGACGAACGCGTCCCGCGCGATCGAATCGTAGTCGTCGCCGCCGTCGTAGACGAAGATCTCGCCGTGCAGCGCGTGCTCGGTGTAGGCGATATACTCGCCCGTCAGCGCGGCGCTGTCGGGTTCGTGAAGCGGAATCGCGATCCAGTCGTCCTTCTCGGGATGGTCGAGTCGGTCGTGGTAGCTCGCGTACTCGACGATGCCGTCGATCGGGACGGGTTCGTCACGCGTCGTCTCGAGATCGTCGCCCGCCGGCGAATAGAGCGTCGCAGCCGAGAGATCGAAGTCGCCGATCGCGCTCTCGAAGAGGAGAGACATGTCGCGCAGATCGAACTACTCGCTCCTAAATCTTCGCGTTGGATCACCACTGGATTCGAAGCGAGATTCGGCGGCTCCTCGTGCGATCAGGGGCAATACCGCGTCTCCGTGGGTGGCTCCCAACGGATGTCACATGCCGATAGTTCGAACGATTCCGACGGTTCGGACGTGTCGAACGAGCTAGCATCCGTCGGGTTTCCGTCGGAAGCACCTCGAGACGACTGCCTGAACGCCATCGCCGCCGCGCGTGAGTAAGCAAAATCTGCGTGACCCGCGGTACGTACAGGTTGTGGAGTGCCCGATTTTGTGCAGTCGAAATCAGATGTAGACGGAGGGAGAAATATTCGGCAGACGATTGGTGGAATACCCTCTCCAGTGTCCCCTTATCTGTCCGGACTGTCGTCTGATCGCCGTTCATCGCTCTTATCGACAGTCTTCGGGAGTCGTTCCTTGACCAAGTATTCCCGGAACCGAAAGAGGAGATAGGAACCCACAGTGAACAGGATCAATTCGAGGATATACAGTTCGAGTAGCTCTATCACGGAGAGCTCACCGAGAACCAGTCCCCCTGCGAGCATCAAGAACCCGATTGTCAATACGAGTATGATCACTGGAGCAAATAGCAATACTACTGAAATTAATAATTTCTCAACTATGTCTGGATTTTCCCTGACCATGTATACAGCCTTGTAACCAGGGACAAAGAGGTATGTCCATTGCGACACAGCTGTCCAATACGCGTCCGTGGTGACTATCCGTAGACAGTGAGAGAATCCAGTCACTCCGACGCACGCTCAAGCGCTAGCGAGTACCCGGAATCGAAAAGAGACGAACCGTTCGTCT
This genomic interval from Haloterrigena sp. KLK7 contains the following:
- a CDS encoding AAA domain-containing protein, whose product is MSLLFESAIGDFDLSAATLYSPAGDDLETTRDEPVPIDGIVEYASYHDRLDHPEKDDWIAIPLHEPDSAALTGEYIAYTEHALHGEIFVYDGGDDYDSIARDAFVESTLAGRVRFWHSDYAPDDPPSYFDSPIAEREPPRNPLAGDDADSFFDELESFVRAEMDAQRDVNREKAAGSTPAALREQGFGAVPSLSSLGRPDDGVYRFRIDTDDGRDERPEDRYRYVQREFGIFEGNEVLLYPPNAEHAPDAFPIAATVDSIEGRTVSLAVDWYAIEDRSTVGGYLRQKRRGFAVTLLLNPVPYDRELEAISRVRERDDHRALLTGETAVTFGDTAGVKSTQQDVALNQEQELAVSCALLADHLFCIHGPPGTGKTRTLVEVVRRSVQAGDDVLVCADSNQAVDNLVAGSSTAETDDERSLHAYAQHGAEEFALRRVNAGNSSNDVVSERYASCDGRADVVAATNSSAATLDREFDVLVLDEATQATCTASCIPLARANKVVLAGDHKQLPPFSATEDPPESAAGMSLFEHLYADGGVYEGVGVQLRTQYRMHRDIAWFSNRRFYDRALRQGRDVAALEDQPTLVGYDVGGSEETIDHSKRNDAEARLVAHVVDELRSEAGLEASEIGVITPYTAQVDAVRTKLTSQLARGRDVTVDTIDSFQGSEKVAIVISLVRSNADGEVGFLDRPLDGPRRLNVAMTRAERFCALVGDWYTLRGPRDGVGGGTDLYDDLHSFLESTGRLRRVEPEFIPVPE